The nucleotide sequence ACACTCCTGCAAACACCAGCACGGCAAGGATGACTGCAACCTTGAGTATCTTTTTCAACTGGCTTCACCTCCACATAAAAAAAGCACGCCCGAAAGCGTGCCTTAAAACATCATAGCGTACATATTGATAACCTGCTGGCCGAACAGCATTGCAGCAATGCCTCCCAATGTCAAATACGGCGCAAATGGAATACGGCTTTTCATTGACCTTCCGAAAAACAAAGTTTCGATCACGGCCGCAAACGCGCCGACAACGAACGCAGCAAACAGGGCAAATAGAACGAGCTTAAAGCCGAGCACAAATCCCATCAACGCCGCAAGCTTTGCATCCCCGCCTCCCATTCCTCCCGTCAATGCCAGAGCGAACATGATCCCGCCGGCAGTCAGAAAACCGTAAACGCACTGCAGAATTTCCTGCCTGCCTGCTGCACCGGTTACAACCGAAGCGATCTGAATCAACGCTGCGAATGCAAACCCTGTCAGCACTATTTCAAAGGGAATAATCCCGTGCTGTACATCTATGAATGAAACCGCAGTGAGCACGGACACCAATACCAAGTACAGTGCGGTTTTCAAGGTTATACCTGACGCTGCGAAAACCGCAGCGTATAAGATACCCGTCAGCAGTTCCACCAACGGGTATCTTGCCGATATAGGCTCTTTGCAGTACCTGCACCGGCCTTTGAGAAACACCCAGCTCAACACGGGAATTAAGTCCAGCGGAGAAAGTTTATGTCCGCACTTCGGGCAAAACGAATTCGGCGGGTATATTATTGATTTTCCTTCCGGTATGCGGTAAATGACAACGTTCAAAAAACTTCCGATTACAAGGCCGAGTGCGAATAAAAGTGCGTAAAAGATACTATCACAACCTTTCTATTATGTTTTTAACGACAGCAATCGGATTTAGTACCGGAGACGAATCGTCGCTGACGATTTTGAACACTTTATTATTTATAAGGTCGGCAATGTATCCTGCATATCCGCCATCACGGTCTGACGTGAATGTCAATAAATTGTTTGTTCCCAGTACCCAATGAGGATCAGCATTGCTTTTTCTATAAGCATTGATGGGCAGCACTTTTAAGGAAGTTGACTTTGGAGAAATACAGCATATGTTATCTTCACCGCTGCTCGGACTGTTGACGAAATACAAGCTGTTGTCTTCTCCAAATGCAGGATACCAACCGGATGCTGCTTCAAATTCTTTGCTGCCGTCCCAAATGACTATTTTAGAGTCTTCGTTTAAACATCTTGTGAATGCTATTCTTCCGTCAGGCGCAAAACACGGTGCCCAATTTTCAATATCGGATGCGTTGGTGATCTGCTGTATAATAGTTCCGTTGAGGTCACATACAACAATATTGTTGTTCCTTTTATATACAACTTTTTTGCCGTCCCATGATAAGCGCGGGTCTTCTGAACGTGAAATCCCATCGGAAAGCATAAATATGTTTGACAGTTTGTTTCCGTCCACAATTGCCTTGTAAATTTGCCATTGTCCTGTTTCTTTTGAAGCGTATACTATCATTTTACCATCTTGTGAAACATCAAAATTTCCCGCATTGTTATACACCAAGGTTGCAGTTTTCCCGGTAGCAAAATCTTTCACTTTTATACTCCCCGGGAAACCCGCCAGATAAAATATTTTAGAGATATTCAGTCAAGGATTGCTGTTTGACAAAACCTGCGGATAAACTCCGGAAACAAACCATAATCCTGCATCATTTTGCTGAAGCGGTGGCTGGTCATCGGTACACCATACATCGTCAGCATTACCAAATTTACCGTCGGGGCCTGCAGAAACGAAAGCATAGCTGTACATAACGTTAGGCGTTGAAATGTCACGTGGCGCTGCACTGTACAAATAAGGATGTCCCCACGGGTCTTTGATACCATCAGACGTTCCCCATTTAATACCTGCTGCTGCAAATACAGAAGCTATGGAGGCAGAATTTTGCAAATCATTAGAAGCTTTTGGGTAGCTGCTGTTTCCTTGATCGGCTTCATAGGCTTCAACTATAGTCCGAAAAGTAGCCATTTCTGCCTTTGTTCTGGAATAGCGTGCATAGGTTGTTGCAAGCATTAATCTGGGAACAATCACGGACGACAAAATGATAATAATTGCTACAACTACAAGGAGTTCCGTCATGGTAAAACCTTCATTGTTCCGTGAAAGTTTTGTATACATTTATTTTCTATCCTCCCTTCTATTCAAGATATCTTTGCAGGAGTTTCATTGCCATTTTTCTTTTATTGCTTATTTCCCATCATTTTTTACACAAAAAAGATAGAGGCATTGCTGCCTCTCATCCAAAGTATCGTTCAAGCATTTTTTCGTCACTGATTTTTTCCTTTGCCGCTTCCATCGTTATCAGCCCGCGCTTTATGAGTTCGGACAGCGACTTTGCCATGAGTATCATGCCTTCATCACGCCCTGTCTGTATCGCGTTGTTGATCTGATGAGTCTTGCCGTCGCGTATGAAGCTTTTTATTGGTGGAGTGACGACAAGGATCTCCGCAGCAAGCACGCGGCCGTTTCCTTCCTTACGTCTCAAAAGCTGCTGGGATATGACGCCCTGCAGAACTTCTGCAAGGTCTGTACGTATGTTGTTCTGCTGTTCCGGCGGGAACACATTGATTATACGATCTATCGTTTCTGCCGCCGTGTTCGTGTGCAGCGTGGACAGCACCAGGTGTCCCGTTCTTGCCGCTTCAAGTGCCGTTGCTATCGTTTCGGGGTCCCTCATCTCTCCCACCAGTATGACGTCCGGGTCTTCCCTCAAAGCTGCTCTCAGTCCGTCTGCAAAGCTCATCACATCTGTTCCCACTTCACGCTGGTTTATTTCGCTGTTCTTATGATGGTGTAGGTACTCTATCGGATCTTCCAGAGTTATTATGTGCTTGTGGTACTTTTCGTTGATGTAGTTGATGAGAGCCGCCAGCGTTGTCGATTTGCCTGACCCCGTAGGTCCCGTTATAAGCACAAGCCCGTACGGAAGCTGTGCAAACCTGTACAGAGTCATCATCATTTCGGGGAACGCGGCAAAAAGTTCTTTAATTTCAGGTATCTTTTTGGGCAATACCCTTAAAACAACTGCCTGCTTACCCTTCTGAAAAAACGTGTTTACACGGAAACGCAGGCCATTTTCGGTTTCGTATGCAAAGTCGCAGTTTTTACCGTTGACATACTCCCTGTAGCGCTTATCATCCTTAAAAAGCTGTTTTATGAGAAACTGTGCCGTATTCTCGTCAACGGATTTACCCCATTCAGGAAATTTCCGCAGAAAATTGATGACAGCGTCTCTTCCGCATATTTCTGTAATTTTTAGCAGAAGCCCATCAATCCTCAGCATGGGAGGTACGCCAACTGTGATATGAATGTCTGAAGTACCTGTTTCCACTGCAAGATTCAATATTTCATCTATATGCAAAAAACCACCTCCATAAAAAAAACAAGCAGGAAAATATCCTGCTCTAATTGAGATTAAGGTTTTGCACCTGCACGGGGGTTGTTCGTGTTGTCGTCGTGCCGTCACCTAACTGGCCGTAGCCGTTGTATCCCCAAGCCCAGACCGTACCGTCACGTTTTAGTGCTACCGTATGGCCTTGTCCTGCTGCTATTGCTACCACATCGGTTAAGTTCTTCACCTGTACCGGTGTGGTTCTACCTATTGTCGTGCCATCACCTAATTGTCCGCCGGCATTCCATCCCCACGTCCAAACAGTACCGTCGCTCTTTAAAGCCACTGTGTGTCCAGTAAATACTGATTTGGACGGCGAATCTGCTGCTATTGCTATCACATCAGTTAAACCTTTCACCTGTATCGGTGTGGTTCTATCTATTGTCGTGCCGTCTCCCAACTGGCCATAGCGGTTATTTCCCCAAGTCCATACCGTGCCATCGCTCTTTAATGCTGCTGTATGTGCATATCCCGCTGCTATTCTAATCCTTGTTGATGAAATATTATTCTGAGAATTTTTTGCCGACGGCACTGCATTTGCTGTCGAAATATTCGCAGACCGATTTGTTGCCGTTTCCAAATCTGTCGCCACTATATCGTCGCTCGTTCCAAACTGTCCGTCCTTCCCTGCACTTGCCACTATGAAACCTGTCTGAGTGTCCGCTCTTATGTTAGGTATTGTCTGTATCAATGCAAATATCCCAAAAACTGCAATCAGTACGTATGCGGTTATCTTCTTCAATCTGTCCATTATCTTTTTCACCCCCCCCATAAAAAATAGGATATGTATGTCCAATAGACATCCATGTCCTATTTCCTATTTAAACTTGCATAGAGATCTTTAACTGTTCTGACGAAGTTCTGCGTTTCCTGATACGGCGGTATGCCGTTGTACTGCTTAACGGCCTGCGGGCCTGCATTGTACGCGGCAAGGGTAAAGTCTATGTTGTTGTTAAATGCATCTGCCATCATCCGCAGGTATTTCGCACCTGCCTTTATGTTTTCTTCGGCGTTGTATACGTCCTTCACGCCCAGCATCTGTGCGGTTTGAGGCATGAGCTGCATTATGCCCACTGCACCTTTAGGAGATACCGCTTTTGGGTTAAACCCGCTTTCAACGTACGCTACCGTCTTCAAAAACAGCGGGTCTATGTTTGTTTCCTTCCCCGCTTCGTCAAAAATGCTGTCATATTCCGTTTTAGGGAGTGTTCTCTGCAAGCTTACCGCAGCATAGCTTTTTTGTGCGTCGGCTTTTCCGGTATTGTCTGGTTGCGTATTTCTCTGATTTTTAGCATTTCCCGATTGTGCTTTATCTTCTTCTTTTTGTTTTTTCTGCTGTGCTTGAAGCTGCATCTGAAACTGCGTTTGAAATTCACTTTTTGCCTTTTCTTCCATCTGCTTTTTCAGGTTCAATTCCGACTTATCAGGGAAAAACGAAAAAAGGAAATCCACCGGCATGTTTCTGGAAAACATGTGCAGCTTAACCGTTCCGTCTGCGTATGCGATTTTTTCTCCCATCTGTACTGGACCGTCATTCAGCATAGGCTCTGCATTTTCAAACACGAGCTTCACATCACCGGCCTGAAGGGTAACGTCATGCTCATCCGAACTCAAATTGCCATCAAAAGGTGCGTACACGTATCCGTGCACATCAAATGTTGTGTAGGGTCGAAATCCGCTATCTGAAAAACCATACTGGCTTACAATTTTGTATTGCTGGAACGGAAACACGGTTTTTTCAGGAAATGAATGCCGAAAGCATTGCACCTGCTGATTTTGGTTTTTCTGAAGAAGTGGCGGTGCGTGCTCCCCTGCCTGTGCAGGAATACCCATCATCAAAACGGCGGAAAGCAGAAATGCCGGTACTGTTTGTTTGAACTTCATGAAAAGCACCCCTCCTTTCAGTTGGCTTGTTTTTGGTATTGCGGTACGGTTTGTGCTGTGCCGACATTGTTTGGCTGTGTTGGGCTTGCTTGCGGATTATTCTGCTGTGCTGTTCCTGTCTGTGCATTATTGGATTGTGATGTATTTGCTGCTTGAGTATTATTCTGCTGCGCTGTGGCTGTTTGCCCATTATTGGGTGGAACCGTATTTGTTTGAGCATTTACTGCGTTATTTGTTTGCGTGCTCACTGTACTGTTCGTTTGCATATTTGTTGTATTATTTGTTTGCGTGTTTGTTACATTATTTGTCTGTGCGCTTACCTGCGTACCGTTAGCCTGCTCCGATTTTTGAACTGCTTTTTGTATCTCGGGGTTAAAGAACGGATCATATCTTCCGCTTACGCCGTTTACAAACTCTTTAATTTCAGGCGGGTTAAGCGAGTATAAAAACACTGTTGCTTTCACCGATACCATCCCGCTGTCCTGCTGCTGTATTGAAATCGGTTTTATCTCTGCTGGAGTTTTCAGTTTTTCAAGCCCTGCCATCAGGTTGAACACGTTGGGAAACGGACCTTTTATTTCAAGCTCATACGGCACCGCTCTCAAGTGTCCATTGTGAAACCCGTTCTGTACGGGCTGCGGAGTTATTGAAATGTCCTTTATTTTGTACTTCTCTGCAAGAGTGCCAAGTTCGTCATAAAAACTGCCCCCTTCTGCATTTATTACGTACGGCTGCTTTATGCTGTCCCACTGTTTTTTCACATTTGCAAGTTCATTCTTGGCGCTTACAAGTACAGATGCTCTTGCCATCTGCGCTTGCACCTGTGCTTTTACGCTGTTGTAATTTGCCTCTGCTGTTTTTAACCTGTTCATCCCTGAAGAGAAAAGATAAAGCATGACAACTGCACCTGCTGCCGCAACCGCGTATAACACTAATCTTTTTTTATCTTTCAACACATCTTTAATCAATTTGCCATCTCCTTTCTACATAGGAGAGATATTTGCTGTTATGGTGAAGCTGTAAACTGACGATTCGTACGTTGTCTTTCCCACCGAAACATTTTTTATGAAAGGCAATCTTGAAAGGTTATCGATAAACAATCCTATCGACTTTATGCTTTTCGACTTTGCCTCTATTGATATGATGTCCGGACTGTCTGAAGGACTGATCGTTGTATTCTGCGCCTGCTTATCTGAATTGCCGTTCTGTGCATTATTTTGCTGATTGCCCTGTTCCTGCTGTCCGCTTTGCTGATTGCTTTGTGGATTATTTTGAGGATTACTCTGTTGATTATTCTGTTGATTTCCAAACTGTATTTTGGGCAATTTAAATTTTTGCGGTATATCTGTCTGCTGCGTGCTGGTTATTTTGAATTCCAATTTCTCAATTTCGCAATCTTGAGGCAATGCGTATCTTATATTGTTTACCATCTCGGCGTATGATTGTATGCGAAACGACTGCACCGCGTCTATCTGCTCCCTGTACTGCCTTATTTCGTTTTGCAGTCTGCTTGCCTGCTGTGACGACATCTCAGCGCGTATCAGGTTTGCCTGATAGTTTTTAGCAAGATTGTCAAGCCTGTACGCGCACACATAAGGTACAGCGGTTATGCTGGCCGCAAGTGTTGCAACAACTATTGCAACCTCATACCACTTTGGTTTTCTCATCTCTGTAGGGCGCAGTCTTTTGTACTCCTGAGGAAGCAAGTTCGTACTGGCGCTGTCGTACGGCATGAGTGCGCAGCCCAATGCCATCGCGTACATGCTCTCTTCTTCGTTGAGTTCGACAACTTCAGCGTCTTCGGCGTTGAATGCGTTTCTGTAGTATTCGATTGAGCGCAGGCGTTCAAAATCAGCGCTTGCATCTGATGAAAATTCCCTGACAAACTCAATCGTTTCACGCCCTGCAGCCATATATATCGTTTCATTGCTTTGTGCGGTTATTATGACGGGCTTTTTCGTATCTTTCCGGTTGTACACCGCACCGCGCCACAAAGCGAAAATGCTTAAATCAAGTGCGGTGAACCTGCCTCTGTACCTTTCGGCAAAACTGTTTATAACCTTCAACGGCACGGCAACACATATCACGTTTATGCCGTTTTCAACCGTGTAATCCGTCATGATGTGATAAACCCGGTAATCCTGTATATTGTTCAGTTCGGCAAACTGCAGATTCACCGCTTCAGATATCTCCTTCCGTTTCAGCTCCTGCGGAAGCATGACGTTTTTGTACACTATTGACGGATCAGACACACACGTCACAACGTCCTGAAACTTTCTCACCATTTTTTCCGCCTTTTCAAATTCTTCAGAAGGAACTTTATCTTTTGTCACTATATCATCTTTTACAAAGGCCATATATATCGAGCTGTCCGAAATGTAAAAACCTGCCGAAAGTTTCTTCTTTGCCATATTTCATACCCCTTTTATGCCTTGAATATATTTTTTACCGCCTCTTCGGGCGGGATAATTCCTTGTATAACCTTGTTTTTGGCATCCTGTTCGAGCGTTATCATGCCGTTCTTAACCGCCTGCTTTCTTATTTCTTCCGCAGGTGCGCCGGTTCTTATGAGCTCACGTATTTCATTATCAACGTACAAAACTTCCGTGATTGCCGTTCTGCCTTTGCAACCTGTATAGTTGCAGTGCGCGCAACCTTTGCCTTTTTTGACCTTCATACCCTGCAGGTTTAAAATTTCACCCACAGAATCACCTGCATCAACTGTATATTCTTCCGCACAGTATGGGCAGACTTTTCTTGCCAATCTCTGGGCTGCAATGCATACAAGCGACGAGGCTATAAGATACGGTTCAACCCCCATATCGGAAAGACGCACCGGAGCAGAAGCTGCATCGTTTGTATGAAGTGTGGACAGCACCAGATGGCCCGTCATGGCAGCCTGCACGGCTATTTTTGCCGTTTCATGGTCGCGTATCTCGCCTATCATTATCACGTCCGGGTCCTGCCTCAGGATAGCGCGCAGTGCCGTTGCAAAATCAAGGCCTGTCTTTGTGTTCACCGGCACTTGATTTATGCCTGGGAATTCATACTCAGGCGGATCTTCCACCGTAATTATGTTTATATCGTTTGAATATACTTGTGATAAGACGGAATACAACGTAGTTGTTTTCCCTGAACCCGTAGGGCCTGTCAGGAGTATCATTCCGTAAGGCGCTCTTATTGCTTTTGAAATTCTTTCTAGTGCCGTGCCCGTATATCCAAGAGCTTCAGGTGTCGGTATCTTTTTTTCTTTGTCCAGTATTCTTATTACGACCTTCTCACCGTAGACCGTTGGAAGCGTTGATACCCTAAGGTCGGCTTCTCTCGGCTGCTTTATCATAATTCTGCCGTCCTGCGGTACTCTTCTTTCGGTTATGTTGAGCCTTGCCATCACCTTTATCCTCGATACGATTGAAGAATGGACATTTTTGGGATACTTGATTATGTTCTGCAGCACGCCGTCTATCCTGTACCTCACATCCGTGCCCTCTTTGTGCGGTTCTATGTGTATATCGCTTGCGCCTTCTGCCAGAGCACCATCTATTATATCTCTCACTATTCTTATCGCAGGTGAATCGGGGTCATCTAATGAATTTTCTTCTTCAGGTTCTTCATTTGTAACTTCCACATCGGGCATCTCACGTCCGTACCACTTTTTCACCGCACGCTCTATTTCGTTTGCCGTTGCCACAACCGGCACGATATCGAAGCCCGTCGCTATCTTCACGCTGTCCGTTGCATTTATGTCCGATGGATCGGCCACCGCAAGGTACAGTTTTTTCTGTTCGATTTTAACCGGAAACACGTTGTACTTCTTTGCAAGCTCCGCAGGTATTTCCACGGCAGGCTTTGCGTCTGCAGCCAGGTACACGCGCTGAAGCTTGTAGTATTCCGCCGTTGCGTTGGCTATATCCTCATACGTTAGCTTGCCTGCCCGTATGAGTTCCTTTTCGGGGTCTATAAGGCCTTCGGTATCGCTCTTTGAAATTATGCCCTTTTCTATCAGAATGTTCAGTATCTCACGTCTCATAAAAGCACCTCCTATTTAATTGTTTGATACATGGACACCATCGGCAGGAAAAGTGAGAGCAGTATCACCAGCACGCCGACGCCGACAAGCATGGTTGTGAATGTTTCAATCAGAGGGGGCAGCTTTTCCAGAAGCACGTCAGTTTCCTTATCGAGCAATGAAGCTGCCTGTTCGGTCATCTTTTCAAGGTTACCGGATCGTTCGCCGACGGTCACCATCTTGAGCTCCGCAGGGGGTATCCATTCCGAGTCGGCCAATCCTGCAGAGAGGGTTCCGCCTTTTTCTATCGTCAACCGTGCTGTTTCAAATTCCCGGCGCAGGGATACAAAGCCCGTCAGGTTCTGCACTATCTCAAGCGCATAATCCAACCGTATACCTGCCTGAATGAGAAGCGTCAACACCCAAAATATTTTTGCAAGATTCATAAGCCTGAAAATTCTTCCTATCACGGGTATGCCGAGCATTTTAAGCTCCACTTTTGCAAATATCCTTTCATTCTTCTTTAAGAGCTTGAAAATCACAAAAAGCAGGAATATTAACCCGAGAAAGCCTGCTGCAAAGTACATGAAGTGCGAGGATATATACAGCATAATTTGAGTGATAAGCGGAATTTTAACCCCGCCCTGCGTCAGCATCTGTGCGAATTTCGGAACAACGAACGTGAAAAGTCCGACTGCTACGATTATCGCAAACGCAACGACGATTGACGGGTACGTTATAGCCTGCTTGAGCTTCCTTTTGAAGTCATCCGTCCTCTTGTAGTTGTCTGCAAGCCACAGGAGTGCGCTTTCCAGCGAACCGGATTCTTCTGCCGCACGTATCGTGCTTATGAACACCGTATCGAACACGTCAGGATAGCCACCCAGAGATGACGAAAGCGAAAAACCGGCTTTTATATTGTCGGCAGCTTCCTTCAGAATCGTCCTGAGCCGTCTGTTCTCTGTGTCCGAGAGCGTCTCTATGGCTTCCAATACGGTTATACCGGAAGAAATCAACGCATTCATTTGTCTGCAGAAAAGCTCAAGGTCTTTCGGCTTTACCCTGCCGGACTTTTTCTTTTTATCTTTTACTCCGCGCTCTGCAGGTGTGACGCTTAATATTGTCGTACGTTCTGCACCCGTTTTTTCATATGTTCTTTCTATGGCTTCCCTTTCACTATCAGCTTCTACTGTAAATGATTGTACTTTGCCTGCAATATATGTTTTTACTCTGTAAACCACAAAACCGCCTCCAAACAGAACATCCATGTCCATAAGCAAAATGCTGTTCATGAAAAAGCGGAAGGCAGGGATTTCTCCCTGCCTTCTGCTTTAACGACTATTATTGTGC is from Caldanaerobius fijiensis DSM 17918 and encodes:
- a CDS encoding prepilin peptidase, which translates into the protein MFYALLFALGLVIGSFLNVVIYRIPEGKSIIYPPNSFCPKCGHKLSPLDLIPVLSWVFLKGRCRYCKEPISARYPLVELLTGILYAAVFAASGITLKTALYLVLVSVLTAVSFIDVQHGIIPFEIVLTGFAFAALIQIASVVTGAAGRQEILQCVYGFLTAGGIMFALALTGGMGGGDAKLAALMGFVLGFKLVLFALFAAFVVGAFAAVIETLFFGRSMKSRIPFAPYLTLGGIAAMLFGQQVINMYAMMF
- a CDS encoding TolB family protein encodes the protein MKDFATGKTATLVYNNAGNFDVSQDGKMIVYASKETGQWQIYKAIVDGNKLSNIFMLSDGISRSEDPRLSWDGKKVVYKRNNNIVVCDLNGTIIQQITNASDIENWAPCFAPDGRIAFTRCLNEDSKIVIWDGSKEFEAASGWYPAFGEDNSLYFVNSPSSGEDNICCISPKSTSLKVLPINAYRKSNADPHWVLGTNNLLTFTSDRDGGYAGYIADLINNKVFKIVSDDSSPVLNPIAVVKNIIERL
- a CDS encoding type II secretion system protein GspG, whose amino-acid sequence is MYTKLSRNNEGFTMTELLVVVAIIIILSSVIVPRLMLATTYARYSRTKAEMATFRTIVEAYEADQGNSSYPKASNDLQNSASIASVFAAAGIKWGTSDGIKDPWGHPYLYSAAPRDISTPNVMYSYAFVSAGPDGKFGNADDVWCTDDQPPLQQNDAGLWFVSGVYPQVLSNSNP
- a CDS encoding type IV pilus twitching motility protein PilT; the protein is MHIDEILNLAVETGTSDIHITVGVPPMLRIDGLLLKITEICGRDAVINFLRKFPEWGKSVDENTAQFLIKQLFKDDKRYREYVNGKNCDFAYETENGLRFRVNTFFQKGKQAVVLRVLPKKIPEIKELFAAFPEMMMTLYRFAQLPYGLVLITGPTGSGKSTTLAALINYINEKYHKHIITLEDPIEYLHHHKNSEINQREVGTDVMSFADGLRAALREDPDVILVGEMRDPETIATALEAARTGHLVLSTLHTNTAAETIDRIINVFPPEQQNNIRTDLAEVLQGVISQQLLRRKEGNGRVLAAEILVVTPPIKSFIRDGKTHQINNAIQTGRDEGMILMAKSLSELIKRGLITMEAAKEKISDEKMLERYFG
- a CDS encoding RCC1 domain-containing protein, whose product is MKKIMDRLKKITAYVLIAVFGIFALIQTIPNIRADTQTGFIVASAGKDGQFGTSDDIVATDLETATNRSANISTANAVPSAKNSQNNISSTRIRIAAGYAHTAALKSDGTVWTWGNNRYGQLGDGTTIDRTTPIQVKGLTDVIAIAADSPSKSVFTGHTVALKSDGTVWTWGWNAGGQLGDGTTIGRTTPVQVKNLTDVVAIAAGQGHTVALKRDGTVWAWGYNGYGQLGDGTTTTRTTPVQVQNLNLN
- a CDS encoding lytic transglycosylase domain-containing protein; translation: MKFKQTVPAFLLSAVLMMGIPAQAGEHAPPLLQKNQNQQVQCFRHSFPEKTVFPFQQYKIVSQYGFSDSGFRPYTTFDVHGYVYAPFDGNLSSDEHDVTLQAGDVKLVFENAEPMLNDGPVQMGEKIAYADGTVKLHMFSRNMPVDFLFSFFPDKSELNLKKQMEEKAKSEFQTQFQMQLQAQQKKQKEEDKAQSGNAKNQRNTQPDNTGKADAQKSYAAVSLQRTLPKTEYDSIFDEAGKETNIDPLFLKTVAYVESGFNPKAVSPKGAVGIMQLMPQTAQMLGVKDVYNAEENIKAGAKYLRMMADAFNNNIDFTLAAYNAGPQAVKQYNGIPPYQETQNFVRTVKDLYASLNRK
- the pilO gene encoding type 4a pilus biogenesis protein PilO → MIKDVLKDKKRLVLYAVAAAGAVVMLYLFSSGMNRLKTAEANYNSVKAQVQAQMARASVLVSAKNELANVKKQWDSIKQPYVINAEGGSFYDELGTLAEKYKIKDISITPQPVQNGFHNGHLRAVPYELEIKGPFPNVFNLMAGLEKLKTPAEIKPISIQQQDSGMVSVKATVFLYSLNPPEIKEFVNGVSGRYDPFFNPEIQKAVQKSEQANGTQVSAQTNNVTNTQTNNTTNMQTNSTVSTQTNNAVNAQTNTVPPNNGQTATAQQNNTQAANTSQSNNAQTGTAQQNNPQASPTQPNNVGTAQTVPQYQKQAN
- a CDS encoding PilN domain-containing protein, whose translation is MAKKKLSAGFYISDSSIYMAFVKDDIVTKDKVPSEEFEKAEKMVRKFQDVVTCVSDPSIVYKNVMLPQELKRKEISEAVNLQFAELNNIQDYRVYHIMTDYTVENGINVICVAVPLKVINSFAERYRGRFTALDLSIFALWRGAVYNRKDTKKPVIITAQSNETIYMAAGRETIEFVREFSSDASADFERLRSIEYYRNAFNAEDAEVVELNEEESMYAMALGCALMPYDSASTNLLPQEYKRLRPTEMRKPKWYEVAIVVATLAASITAVPYVCAYRLDNLAKNYQANLIRAEMSSQQASRLQNEIRQYREQIDAVQSFRIQSYAEMVNNIRYALPQDCEIEKLEFKITSTQQTDIPQKFKLPKIQFGNQQNNQQSNPQNNPQSNQQSGQQEQGNQQNNAQNGNSDKQAQNTTISPSDSPDIISIEAKSKSIKSIGLFIDNLSRLPFIKNVSVGKTTYESSVYSFTITANISPM
- a CDS encoding GspE/PulE family protein, with amino-acid sequence MRREILNILIEKGIISKSDTEGLIDPEKELIRAGKLTYEDIANATAEYYKLQRVYLAADAKPAVEIPAELAKKYNVFPVKIEQKKLYLAVADPSDINATDSVKIATGFDIVPVVATANEIERAVKKWYGREMPDVEVTNEEPEEENSLDDPDSPAIRIVRDIIDGALAEGASDIHIEPHKEGTDVRYRIDGVLQNIIKYPKNVHSSIVSRIKVMARLNITERRVPQDGRIMIKQPREADLRVSTLPTVYGEKVVIRILDKEKKIPTPEALGYTGTALERISKAIRAPYGMILLTGPTGSGKTTTLYSVLSQVYSNDINIITVEDPPEYEFPGINQVPVNTKTGLDFATALRAILRQDPDVIMIGEIRDHETAKIAVQAAMTGHLVLSTLHTNDAASAPVRLSDMGVEPYLIASSLVCIAAQRLARKVCPYCAEEYTVDAGDSVGEILNLQGMKVKKGKGCAHCNYTGCKGRTAITEVLYVDNEIRELIRTGAPAEEIRKQAVKNGMITLEQDAKNKVIQGIIPPEEAVKNIFKA
- a CDS encoding type II secretion system F family protein, which translates into the protein MVYRVKTYIAGKVQSFTVEADSEREAIERTYEKTGAERTTILSVTPAERGVKDKKKKSGRVKPKDLELFCRQMNALISSGITVLEAIETLSDTENRRLRTILKEAADNIKAGFSLSSSLGGYPDVFDTVFISTIRAAEESGSLESALLWLADNYKRTDDFKRKLKQAITYPSIVVAFAIIVAVGLFTFVVPKFAQMLTQGGVKIPLITQIMLYISSHFMYFAAGFLGLIFLLFVIFKLLKKNERIFAKVELKMLGIPVIGRIFRLMNLAKIFWVLTLLIQAGIRLDYALEIVQNLTGFVSLRREFETARLTIEKGGTLSAGLADSEWIPPAELKMVTVGERSGNLEKMTEQAASLLDKETDVLLEKLPPLIETFTTMLVGVGVLVILLSLFLPMVSMYQTIK